The following proteins come from a genomic window of Leptospira bandrabouensis:
- a CDS encoding tetratricopeptide repeat protein, whose product MENTDTEKPQEDEKFTKIKSLAKEAYRFLDQGRFKEAKERLDILLDEDPANTYGLVGLGDYYAKTKQPEQAIQYYRKCLVGDTTNKFSLMGLMNAYRDLNSLKRIIEVAEEFHHITITDASILSRVADAHRKLKNFKESEVYYMEALQINPNDQYVIVGLGHLYFACQRYVDAIHWWEKLLSSQPNNIKILTEIGNSYRKIKDFDKAILYYDRAKELDPKNFFALYGLAESYRGKKDFKTAITYWEKILESDPDNKLIINRYADSLRGLGNYDKALECFNKILASGDDYFALLGKAAALRLIGDLEKAEEIYLGLLSKSPSDPRPALELSDLWDIMGKKTQAVKLLEDLAKKNPSNESIRERIEYLKD is encoded by the coding sequence ATGGAAAATACAGATACCGAAAAGCCACAAGAAGATGAAAAGTTCACAAAAATAAAATCTCTAGCAAAAGAGGCTTATCGTTTTCTGGATCAGGGTCGTTTTAAGGAAGCGAAGGAACGATTAGACATATTACTGGATGAAGATCCAGCAAATACTTACGGCCTTGTTGGTCTCGGTGATTATTACGCAAAAACAAAACAACCGGAACAGGCCATCCAATACTACCGCAAATGTTTGGTTGGAGATACCACCAATAAGTTTTCCCTTATGGGACTTATGAATGCCTACAGAGATTTAAATAGCCTCAAAAGAATCATTGAAGTAGCGGAAGAATTTCACCACATAACAATTACAGACGCAAGTATCCTTTCTCGTGTTGCCGATGCTCATAGAAAATTAAAAAACTTTAAAGAATCCGAAGTGTATTACATGGAAGCACTTCAAATCAATCCAAACGATCAGTATGTGATTGTAGGACTTGGGCATTTATACTTTGCATGCCAAAGGTATGTGGATGCCATCCATTGGTGGGAAAAATTACTCTCAAGCCAACCAAACAATATCAAAATCCTAACAGAGATCGGAAACAGTTACCGCAAAATTAAAGACTTCGATAAAGCCATTCTCTATTACGACCGTGCCAAAGAACTAGATCCCAAAAACTTTTTTGCCCTCTATGGACTTGCCGAATCCTATCGTGGTAAAAAAGATTTTAAAACTGCCATCACCTATTGGGAAAAAATTCTCGAATCTGATCCCGATAACAAACTCATCATCAACCGCTATGCCGATTCCCTCCGAGGACTTGGTAATTATGACAAGGCTTTGGAATGTTTTAATAAAATCCTTGCCAGTGGGGATGACTACTTTGCCCTTCTTGGAAAAGCGGCCGCCTTACGCCTGATAGGGGACCTGGAAAAAGCCGAAGAAATTTACTTAGGACTTCTTTCTAAATCTCCGAGTGATCCAAGACCTGCCTTAGAACTTTCTGATCTTTGGGACATTATGGGTAAAAAAACACAAGCCGTGAAACTATTGGAAGATCTAGCAAAGAAAAATCCTTCTAATGAATCCATTCGTGAAAGAATTGAATATTTAAAAGATTAA
- the ilvB gene encoding biosynthetic-type acetolactate synthase large subunit, with amino-acid sequence MSSTTEAITGGRLMVELLEEAGVEIVFGYPGGAILPFYDELYHSKKIKHILVRHEQGAIHMAEGYARSTGKLGVCIATSGPGATNLITGLTDAKLDSIPILAITGQVATDAIGTDAFQEADIFGITIPITKYNALIKKADDLSRHFEEAIKIAMGGRPGPVLLDFPKDVQLEKTTVRKASALKIAPHHYERPKVKGDPQEFADALNQAKRPLLYVGGGAINSFASAEIKALAEKANAPVTTTLMGLGAFPGTHPLSVGMLGMHGTAYANKAVLECDYILNLGARFDDRVAKYQDFAPNAVRAHVDIDAAEFNKRVNVDHILHGDLKDAIREILPFVKGGDRTSWIENIQNLKKNHPLDFDNSGDSIKPQDFLQKVYAKTKGEAIVSTDVGQHQMWAAQYYLFDKPNTWLTSGGLGTMGYGLPAAIGAKFGNPDKTVICVTGDGSFQMCIQELATIAQSQLGVKILLFNNNFLGMVRQWQELFYEERFSESQWTYNPNFVKLADAYGIPAMRIEHKSEIEKGVEFFLKDNGSALIEVMIPAEEKVFPMIPAGKSQQDLIEFKDLGKLKK; translated from the coding sequence ATGTCATCTACAACCGAAGCAATTACTGGCGGCCGATTGATGGTCGAACTATTGGAAGAAGCGGGTGTGGAGATCGTCTTTGGATACCCTGGTGGTGCCATCCTCCCATTCTACGACGAACTCTATCATAGCAAAAAAATCAAACACATCTTGGTTCGCCACGAACAAGGCGCCATTCATATGGCTGAAGGTTATGCCAGGTCTACAGGTAAGTTAGGTGTTTGTATTGCCACTTCCGGCCCTGGTGCTACCAATTTAATCACAGGGCTTACCGATGCCAAATTAGATTCCATTCCCATCCTTGCCATCACAGGCCAAGTCGCAACAGATGCCATTGGAACTGATGCTTTCCAAGAAGCCGATATTTTTGGAATCACCATACCGATTACTAAATACAATGCACTGATCAAAAAAGCAGATGATCTTTCTCGCCATTTTGAAGAAGCCATCAAAATTGCAATGGGTGGAAGACCTGGCCCTGTGCTTTTGGATTTTCCCAAAGATGTGCAATTGGAAAAAACAACTGTCAGAAAAGCATCTGCACTTAAAATTGCTCCCCATCATTATGAAAGACCAAAAGTCAAAGGGGACCCACAAGAATTTGCAGATGCTTTGAACCAAGCCAAACGCCCGTTACTCTATGTAGGTGGTGGTGCGATCAATTCCTTTGCGTCAGCGGAAATCAAAGCTTTGGCAGAAAAAGCAAATGCTCCCGTAACAACAACTCTGATGGGACTTGGTGCCTTTCCTGGTACCCATCCACTTTCTGTAGGAATGCTTGGAATGCATGGAACTGCTTATGCCAACAAAGCAGTGTTAGAATGTGATTATATTTTAAACTTAGGTGCCAGGTTTGATGACCGTGTTGCCAAATACCAAGACTTTGCTCCGAATGCCGTTCGCGCCCACGTAGACATTGATGCTGCTGAGTTTAACAAACGTGTGAATGTAGATCATATCCTTCATGGAGATCTAAAGGATGCCATCCGCGAAATCCTTCCTTTTGTGAAAGGGGGAGACCGTACTTCTTGGATTGAAAATATTCAGAACCTAAAGAAAAATCATCCTCTCGATTTTGACAATAGTGGGGACAGTATCAAACCACAAGACTTCTTACAAAAAGTGTATGCCAAAACCAAGGGAGAAGCCATTGTTTCTACCGATGTGGGGCAACACCAAATGTGGGCAGCGCAGTATTATTTATTTGATAAACCAAATACTTGGTTAACCTCTGGGGGACTCGGAACTATGGGTTACGGACTTCCTGCGGCCATTGGTGCTAAGTTTGGAAACCCTGATAAAACTGTGATTTGTGTTACAGGAGATGGTTCCTTTCAAATGTGTATTCAGGAACTAGCAACGATCGCACAATCTCAGTTAGGTGTAAAGATTTTACTATTTAATAATAACTTCCTTGGTATGGTTCGTCAATGGCAGGAACTATTTTATGAAGAGAGATTCAGTGAGTCGCAATGGACATACAATCCAAACTTTGTTAAACTTGCTGATGCTTATGGCATTCCTGCCATGAGAATCGAACACAAATCTGAAATTGAGAAAGGTGTGGAATTTTTCTTAAAAGATAATGGATCAGCTCTCATTGAAGTCATGATTCCTGCAGAAGAAAAAGTATTCCCAATGATCCCTGCTGGAAAATCACAACAAGACCTAATCGAATTTAAAGACTTGGGGAAATTGAAAAAATGA